A region of the Acidobacteriota bacterium genome:
ACACCGCGCTGCTGGACTACTCCTTGCTATCTCCGGGGTGTGCGTTCAGAACTTGGTTACACGCTGATTGAGGTGGTCATCGTCGTGGGCCTCATTGGCGTCACGTCAGCGATTGCCGTTCCCGTCTTCATTGAGTCGAACGCGCGCAACCGGCTCTGGACCGCGTCGGAGCAGATCGGCAGCACGGTCCGGCAGACGCGCCTCCAGGCGATCAGCCAGAACACCACGTATCGCGTGGCGTTTGATTGCCCGTCGGCTGGAAGCCTGCGCAGCCTGATCATCACCGGCGACCCGGCGGTGGACGATGACGCGGACCGCTGTAACCAGACGCTCGAGGGCGACTCCGCCGTCATCGAGATGCCGACGAGCGTGACCTACGATCCCGCTGACGCGACCGCGCTTCAGGTCAGCGGGCGCGGCATCTTCACCGCGATCGGCGAATCCATTCCGTTAACCATCAGCGTTCAATATGGTACAGCCACGAGAACTCTTACCGTCAGCGCCACCGGCCAAATCACCTTCAGCAACATCCACTGACGAGCGCGGCCCTGTCCGCCGTAGCGCTTCGCGCGAAGGTGGATTCACGCTCGTCGAGGCTGTGATCGCGATGGTGATCTGCACGATCGGGTTGGTTGCGCTTGCGGGGCTGATGGCGGTGACGCTGCGCACGCAGCAGCTCTCGCGCAATTCGACGCAGGCGGTGCGACTGGCCCAGGACAAGGTCGACGAGCTGACCACCCTGAGCTTTGCCACCGACCCATCGGTCGACTGCGGCGGCTCGCTGACCGCCGATGTCACCAACTACAACGACGTGCCCGGCAATGGCCCGGGCTACCGGCGCCGGTGGCTGGTGATCGAGG
Encoded here:
- a CDS encoding prepilin-type N-terminal cleavage/methylation domain-containing protein translates to MRSELGYTLIEVVIVVGLIGVTSAIAVPVFIESNARNRLWTASEQIGSTVRQTRLQAISQNTTYRVAFDCPSAGSLRSLIITGDPAVDDDADRCNQTLEGDSAVIEMPTSVTYDPADATALQVSGRGIFTAIGESIPLTISVQYGTATRTLTVSATGQITFSNIH
- a CDS encoding prepilin-type N-terminal cleavage/methylation domain-containing protein yields the protein MVQPRELLPSAPPAKSPSATSTDERGPVRRSASREGGFTLVEAVIAMVICTIGLVALAGLMAVTLRTQQLSRNSTQAVRLAQDKVDELTTLSFATDPSVDCGGSLTADVTNYNDVPGNGPGYRRRWLVIEGPDGDLNLRQVTVRVIPDVNDRRTAAPYDLTTIIRGLPVAC